Genomic DNA from Hordeum vulgare subsp. vulgare chromosome 2H, MorexV3_pseudomolecules_assembly, whole genome shotgun sequence:
ttttgtgatatgtGCTTTGTATGTTTTATACTATTAAAATATAAGTTTCGAAACACATTGGTTTTGAATTAagttatatataattttttacatTGTGTTGATTTTCTTGAAAATTCAgagtttttattttcatttttatatTCATAGTACTTTAATAAATAATAATATATAGAAAAACTAACAAACAGGAGAAAGAGGAACTTGCCTGGAACCTACCTCGGCCAGCTACTTTAAGAGATGATGTAGGAATATCCTATTTGACACTCGCTGCGTCAAAGTGTAGGGCAAACGCACATATATCTCGTAGCGAGCGATTTAACCAGGTGGTCTGATATGGCTTTTCATTGATTCCGGTTTTGGGACTGAAGTTTCTCAGCCAGATTTTTCTGGTTTTGGGaatcttctagaaggttccatgaACCAATTTTTTCTTTCCATTTCGTTTTTCTTTCTTTCGTTTTTCTGCttttttattcattcttttttctcttctcctctgttttgtattttttttctttgttctttttatatcttttatttttgtcaaatatattttttaataaatGGTCACAGTTTTTAAATTTTAATTTTACTTcacaatttaaaaaatatttacggtttcaaaatttgttgacAAATCGAAAATCATTTATgatttttatttcaaaattcagaaaatgttcacaaatttaTATTTTTGTTCAGGAAtttaaatatgttcatgtttcaaaatttattcACATTTCTGAAAATGTTctctgtttcaaaatttgttcccaagtcaaaaaatgttcataattttatagttttgttcataaatttgaatattttttcatgtttcaaaatttgatcatatttcaaaaaatgtttatggcttcaaaatttgttcacagttCAAAAATGTTAATAATTTATGATTTTATTCATcaattcgaaatttgttcatgtttcaaaatttgttcataattcaaataatattcacgaTTTCAAAAATGTATTCACAATTTAAAAAATGCTCATTAATTTATAAATTTGTTCACgattctaaaaatatttgctgtttcgaaattggaaaaatgttcacaattttacAATTTTGTTCACAAACTTGAAATTTGTTTGTGATTCATAATTTTTTCACAATTGAAAAATGTTTGATGTTTGGAAATTTCTTCACAACTAGAAAAGTGGTCATAATGTTATAGTTTGTTTGTGGTTTCAACAGATGTTTTAATTTTGTTCCTATTTTTAAATATAATGTTTTGAGATTCCCTAAACTGTTCACTTGTTCACAAAATGTTTGATTATTAAATATTTTGTTCACAAATATGTAAAAGTTCTTGTTTTTCAAAATTAGTTGACGAAGTTGTTCctgtttttcaaattttgttacAAATTCAAAAAATTGTTCACATATTTTTGGAAGCACTTCTatatgttttcaaaaatgtttggaAGTTTTATAAAAAGTATTGATAACTTTTAGAAAATAACTAAAGTAAAGTAAGTAAACTGATCTGCCTATGTTGTTTGTTCTAATGTATTCGCGTTGCCTTTTCACCGTGAACATGAAGCAATTGCAGTGGCTAGCTACCTCACCCTCACTCACTGCGGTCATGAGTTCGAATCCTAGCAGACGCTCCAAATTTTACTTTGAATATTTTACATCCCTCGCAATCTGTTGATTTCTTTGAACTTTTACACCCCTCGCAATCTGTTGATTTTTTACAAAGCTCGCAACCTGCTTTGGGCGGTCCAGTCGGTGCTGCCCTGTGCGAAGGCTCGGCATTTTGCCGCTGAATACGGCAAATAGGAGGTCCCCATAATGTATAACCATGCCCAATATGATCCATAACGCGTATCTACCGCGCATCCTACCAATTATACCCGACTCAATATGTTTGTTAGCCTCGAAGGCTTAACGTACGTTCGGTTCTCGTAGCCCAAATACAGTCCTAGAAATCATTTCGCTCCTCGGCCAGCCGTGAGTGGTGAAAATAGCCCTTCTCCATAAACTAGCACAGCGGCCTTGTGGCTCCTGGGCGCGGCAGCGGCAAATTCACAGGCAGCCATCACAAACCAGAACATCACTATCCAGCCAAGTATTTTTAGAATTGTGAACATTTAAAATGTACACTGAACATTTTCGTAGTGTATGGTGaacattattcaagtaaacattgGATTTTGTTTTTACAaaaaaagtgattttcttcaaatgcatgaacattttttttcatTGTATGGTCAACATTGTTTTAACATAGTGAACTCTATTTTGAAACATGGTTTTTTGAACATGAGCAGTTTTTGAAATCATGAACcaaatttgtattttttttaattatgcaaaaacataaaaaagaaaagaaaaggaataaataagcagaaaaattaaaaataaaaaggatgaaAAACCGGCAAAGAGAGAAAACAcatgaaaaaaggaaaaacctgTTTGCTCCATGCAAATGGTTCCGGCCCGTGTCGAAATGGTTCAGCCAAGCCACAGTTTGACGCTCATTAGCGGTAAATAGGATCTACAACACAATAACGTGTGCGCATCGGGGAGGAACTTTTGGAACTGTGTGTATATGCATCCTATAAGTAAAAAAACATTTCGAATAAAAgtttaaaaaatctgaaaatatttttgaaataaacttGACCTTTTATTGTACTGGtaagaaaaattccacaaaaaggaAAAGTATACTTGGCATATTTTCAGAAAATATAAATTTTTGATCAaaatagtgtgaatagtgacttataATAGCAAATAATTTTTGTCTTTTTTTGCCTAGAAGTCAATGTTGACTTTTTTCATGCAAATTTATAGACTAGTGCAAAACAAAGAAGTTTAATCTAAAGATGCTTCAAAACTATTATATATTTTCAATTAATTATTGAAATAACTTCTTCATATGAGATACATAATACAATCAGAAATCAAAATGTATTTCCATGCGCATCCTGCCAATTATACATGATCCAATATGTTTGTAAGAGCAACTCcagcagaccccgcaaaacgcCCGGCTCGCAAAAATTCCGACGAATATGCGGGCTCGGTCCAATTTTCCGGTCAAAACAGAGCCCGCATACTCGATCGGCCCGCAATTTTTTTTGCCGCAGCCCGCAAACCGCACGCCCCGAACAGTATAATTGCGATTCCGCGACCATTTTGCGGGTCCAAACCCTATCCCCCCGCCGCCGCGAGCCACTCGATTTCCCTTTCCTCTCTCCACATttctcgccgccggcgaccaTCCGCCCCGCCTCCAGCCGTCATGTGGGGCCGAATGTGAAGCTCCGGACGCGGCTCCGACAGCAGATCCGGCCGTGAGAGGGACCCGGAGCGCGAGTGGCGCGTCCGGGCGGACGACGCGAGGAAGCGCGACGCCCGAAGGTGGACCAACCGCGGGATGTCACCACCGGCGAGCTTCAACCGCCGCGAGACGGAGGAGTACGAACGCCGTAGcgcgtccttctcctccgcgagaTCTTCCTACGCCgaatcctcctcgtcctccggcgCGGGCTTTCTTCCCGTGAAGAGGGAGTGgtcgaaggacgaggaggagccggAGGAGCCGACGCCGTTCGCCTTCGTCCCGGTGAAGGAGGAGCCCGGGGAGCCCGCTCCGCTCGACCGCCGCGGAGTGGTCGGGCCCGAGGACTACGTCGCGGACTTCGACGCCGTTGCTGCCTCCATCGCCGAGCGGAGCGTGCGCGAGGAGGTGGAGCGTCGGCGCCACGCCGAGGAGCTCGAAGCCCTCCAGTGGCAACAGGCGGTCGCCGCCAACGTCGCCGCCAACGAGAAGGCTGAGGAGTGGCACCGCATCCGCGCGGAGCAGGCAGCGAAGTACGTCGACCTGTGCATCTCCGGCGAGGAGGATTGAGCGTCCCACTCTTTCACGACGTCGTCCATTTGCCGCAACCTCGCCATCGTCAGATTCGACCCCTCTATTACTTGTTtaacgtagtatgtagtataactATGCTTGTAGTTTGTTGATCATGTGATGAACCATGTAGTATGTGATGAACTATGTTTGTGCAATTTCTTCCGCGAAAGTGTTTTTTCAAATTATGCAGGTTTTGATACGGGTTTTGTTCGGCCGCATATGTTTTCGACCCGCAAACGCGATCTTCGTGAAAccgcaaacgcgttttgcgggtCGAATTTTtgtggggtctgctagagttgctctagcagaccccgcatcatgCCCCCgcccgcaaaataaccgccaaattgCGGGTCGGGGCCGTAAAATCTGcacgatcagaccccgcatcctgctccgacccgcattattttttgcgGGGCGCGACAAATCTTCTCCCCCAACATCCATCTTCACGGGctgggaggccgacccgagcttAACCCCTATACGGCGCGagatttggcgggagggacatttccgcGCGCCCTTTCCCCGCTCCCCGCACCCTCCGCCACCATTGCCACCCTCCGCAAGCTCCGGTACCTCCTCCCCAGCCGTTCCTCGCCGCCATGGAGGACCACATGATGTCCCCCGTCACCGTCGAGGTCGTGCATGCCCCTTCCCCTCGGGCGGATCTCGTCGCTGGCCATGTTgcccccgtcgccgtcgcccaagCACACGCCTCGCCTTCCCGAAAGAGGCAGGGCACCATGGTCGTGCAGGGCGGGAATTCGGCTGCCCCCGCCGCGACGGCCCGCGCTCCGGGCGCCAACGCCGCAGTGCGATCCCGGCCGGCGGCGTAGAAGGCCGGCAAGGCCGCGACCGTAAAGCGGAGGAAGGTTCCGACTTTAAGGAAGCCACCTTAGTCAACctctgacccccccccccccccccccgcaaggagcTGCTCCGGCGATGCCGTTGAATGATTCCGCTCCCCCCGCGgccgaggtgttcgacgaaatggccggaaggtatgcCTCTTCGGTCTTGGCGACTCTTTTTCATTTTTCGCCATTAGTCTTGATAGCTCGTGACTTGTTATCGTTCGCTATAGCGGTGGTTCGAACAATGTAACAACCGAGTTCATGAACATGTTGGACACGAACACAGTTGacattgatcaagcctctttcgaACCATTCAACTACATTGAAACGGATGGCGACGTGGATGATCATGGTGCTGCGGACGAATTGGAGGAGATCGAAGCGGAAGCGTTTGAGCAATCACAAGCAAAGGGTGGGAAAAGCcaaagatcgaagaactacacgatcttggaagatcaagcttTGATCTAAGCATGGAGTGCGGTATCTCTTGATGCATGCACAGGTGTTTCTCAAAACGCCAAAAGATATTGGCAAAGGATCGAAGATCAATACTTTCGCATTACGAAAAAGTATCCTAATAGGACTGCACGCACATTTCGGTCACTTCAAGGGCGTTGGAAGAATATCAAACATATGTGCAAGCAAGGAGAGAGATCTTGAAGAGGAGAATGGTCGCCTCGACCAGTCCGTGTTTCAGTTCCGATGATGTTTTCTCTGCTCCATATGGTGCCAATGTGGATGATTTCGGTACGGGAGTTGGAACAACCGACGGATGTGGATTCGGTGGCGCCGATGAACTTCAATATGGACTTCATGACGCGGAGTGAAGATCGATCTCCAAGATGATGCCGGACATGGGCGCAAACCTTTGCATGCCCTCTTTTGCGTAATGAACTTTATTTTTATTTGCACGCAAACTGTTTATTTCGTTTGGATTTGAACTTGTTTGCCAAACCCTATGTCAAATACGAGATTTGCAGTTTTCTGTTTTGCGGATTGTCGCGGTGGAGCCCGAGCAGGACCCGCagaagccgacccgtaaaaaaacATATTCCGCAAATATACTTTTATACGGACCCGTTTAAAAGGGTCTGCATCCATGTCAGCCCGCGCCGGTCCGTAAAAGAGGTTTTGCGCGAACTGCAGACGCGTTTTGCGGACCGGTGGATGGGTCTGCTACAGTTGCTCTAAGCCCCGCAGGCCGAACGTACGACCCGCTCTCCTAGTCCAAAGGCAGTCCCAGAAAGCAATTCGCTCCTCGGCAAGCAGCGAGTGGCGAAAATAGCCCTTATCCACACACTCGCACGACGGTCTTGTGGCTCCCGGGCACGGCAGCGGCAAATACACAGCCAGCCATTGCGAACCAGAAGATCGCTACCCAGCCAAGCCAAAAACGGAGGCCACCACACCATGGCGACCGCGGCGGCCTCGTCGCTCCTCTCCCCGGCGTCAAAGTTCGCGCTCCAGAGCCGGCGCTCAAGCCCCAAAACCGCACCACGTAGCGTCCGGTTCCTCCCGGTGCGAGCCCAGCAGCAGGTAAAAGAGGAGGAGCCCGCGGCGACCGTGCCGCCGCCGCAGGAGGAGGGGcaggcgacgacggcggcggcggcgaagggCCCCGCGCAGTCGCTGCCGCGGCAGCCGCGGGcggagagcaagaacatggggcgGGAGTACGGCAGCCAGTGGCTGAGCTGCACGACGCGGCACGTGCGCATCTACGCCGCGTACATCGACCCCGAGACCAACGCCTTCGACCAGACGCAGACGGACAAGCTCACGCTCATGCTCGACCCCACCGAGGAGTTCGTCTGGACCGACGAGACTTGCCAGATGGTCTACAACGAGTTCCAGGACCTCGTCGACCACTACGAGGTACTGTAAAAGTAAAACCCCAACGTTTTCATGCTCATCTGATTCTGCTACATTTACAAAAAAAGTTACTAGTAGAAACCAGCTTCATACACCAGAGTTCTCTAGGGTCGTAGCGAGAACTGCTGGGCATGCATGGTCATGCTGACCTGGGTATAATGATCTGCTGCTGTTTCACAGGGAGCACCGCTGTCAGAGTACACGCTTCGTCTCATCGGCTCTGATCTTGAGCACTACATCCGCAAGCTGCTCTATGACGGGGAGATCAAGTACAACATGAGGTCCAGAGTGCTCAACTTCAGCATGGGCAAACCCCGCGTCAAATTCAACAGCAGCCAGATCCCGGATGTAAAATAGATACCATACAACTCGGCGAGCCGACGAGTTGTGCACACTTGCTGTTCTATAAGAAAGAAGCATTTACCAGAGTATTCTCAAGTTGCAGTTGCACATATAAAAAACAATGCATTGTGTCGTACTTCCTGGGCTCTTCGTGAGCTTATTAGAGAAC
This window encodes:
- the LOC123430589 gene encoding NAD(P)H-quinone oxidoreductase subunit M, chloroplastic; this translates as MATAAASSLLSPASKFALQSRRSSPKTAPRSVRFLPVRAQQQVKEEEPAATVPPPQEEGQATTAAAAKGPAQSLPRQPRAESKNMGREYGSQWLSCTTRHVRIYAAYIDPETNAFDQTQTDKLTLMLDPTEEFVWTDETCQMVYNEFQDLVDHYEGAPLSEYTLRLIGSDLEHYIRKLLYDGEIKYNMRSRVLNFSMGKPRVKFNSSQIPDVK